CGGCAACTTGCAAGGACACTGTGATTCAATATACTCAAAGGTCTAAACAAATTTAAATTGTTTGAAAGTTATTGTTTCTCTTAGCTGTTTATATTTCATACCTTACATTTTGACACTTTATTATTTAGGCTTAAAATTCCATTGACTGTTAAAGATTCAAGTGGAACTGTGTCATTGACATTGTTTGACAGAGATGCTTGCCGAATTCTAAAAACAATTGCAGCTAACTTAATTGAGAAACATGTTGCTGTAAGTTTGTATTTATTAATTTTGTACATTCTTATTTTTGTCCCATCTAATATGTCAataatatatttgtatatatactaCAGGGTGGTGATAAGGTTCTCTATCCTGACGAGTTTGAAGCTCTTTTGGGGAAAAAAATTGCATTTAAGATTGATATAAGTGAGTTCAACATTGAAAACAACTTTTGGTTTTTTGGTGTTTCTAAATTGACTGATGATGAGGATATCATATTTGAGCTTGAGAAGAAAGCAAACAACATTGAGGTAATATTAAGATTCAGTACTTAATTACCGGTTCATTTACTATTGAAACATATTTGACATACTCAATTTCTGAAAAACATTGTAGGTGGAAAAGTCCGCTTCTTTGAACAACAggttcactgatatggattcagaAGATACTGTTAACCTGAATGTATGCATTCTGTACTCTTTAAAGTTACTCATTATTAAACTTTATCTTCAATTATATGTTTATGTAGTATTTTAGTTATTTGATATAAAAATTGTACTATACAAAAAATGCAGGATGATAACTCCACTGATGTTATTATGGAGTCACTGTTGGTACCAAATCAAACGAAGACGTCAAATCGAAGGTATGTAAAATTAATTATATACTTTTAATTTTTTACaatttaatttatataattaaGACCAATTTTCAGTATTTTTGTTGACACCAATTTTGTATATCATTTTTATATTGCTACTGAGTCCATGGATGATAATGTCATCAACCCTTTGGTCAAAAATTTGGATGACACTGCCATGGCAAGTAAGCCATTTGGTGAGCCTGTGATCTTTACGAGGAAAACCAAAAAACCTGCTTTCAAGAAAAACTTGGTTGAGAGTTATGATGTTGATGAAAATGGAGAAATGTCAACCACCAAACCAGTTAAACCTGGGAAACCAACTCTCCTAATTCCGAAAATTGAAAAATGAAGACTTTACCGTCTTTATGTTCTAAGTGTTGTTTTCCTATGTtattttagtgtgttttaacTTATGTTTATCGTTTAAGAACTACTTCAAAAGCTTGGGATCATTCCAGCTTTTATGTTTAAGAAGTTTAATTTCCTTTTGTTGTACTGAATGGTTCAAGACAATATTCCAAAGCAACtattatgttttggtttttaatGTATTAATGTTTTGTTAcatttctgtttttattttttacaacaTCATATTTTATGTCATTATCATGTAAAGATAAGGTTGATCACTTTTTAAACCTCGGTcctttctcaacaacttttttttAGAATATACATTATCATCTTCAGTTGATAGTAGTTACAAGAAACCCtcaaatattttgtaaatatcgACATTCACAATACACGATAAACAATATTTTTTATTCTAAACTTAACTTTAATCTTTATATTGCGATTGTACTACATAGTTTTTcaaaaaacatcatttttaaaagTTTATACCCTTTAAACATTCAAATCCTTGAATGTCAAAGTATTCCACTCCTTATTATGTACTTTTAAAACTCAAATGTCAAAATTTTAAGTTTTCAAATACCTCTCGAAATATGCTTTATGTTTGAGtctatgtaaaatatttttttcctTACTTATACCATATATTATCCACAGATCAAAACGAGGGAATTTTTGAAGCAAAGGTTATGCGACAAAAAAGGAAATTACATATGGCAGTTAAAAAAACGAAAGCTTGTGATTTTACTTGCACATGCAAAGGTCATGTTTTCAATACCTTCTCCTATTTGTCAATAATATATGCCATTCAATATTAATTTTTGCCTGCTTATAAAACAATAATTTGAAACTAATGAaagttttttatatttatttagaCTTTCAAatgcgaagtccactttctaacATTACAAATGGTATGTATTTACTTTATTTACTTTTCACCTATTTGATTATAGCTGAAATATCTGTATTCATTCTAGATTGTGAAGAAAGAATAGTTATGCGAAAAGAAGAGATCGATAAAAGGAATTCCCACAACAAATCTAAAGGTAATTTATATGTTTACCATTAATTTTTTTATGAATAAGCTATATTTTAAAGTTAATCTTCATTACTCACATCTTTTTTAATTTAAGTATTTCATTTTATGCAAATATTAACTGTATACTATTATTACAATACTAAATATTTGTTTTCATAAAGCAGGTTTGAAAAATATCCCACTTACTTCTAACCA
This genomic stretch from Helianthus annuus cultivar XRQ/B chromosome 8, HanXRQr2.0-SUNRISE, whole genome shotgun sequence harbors:
- the LOC110908013 gene encoding replication protein A 70 kDa DNA-binding subunit B, translating into MDSIYLSLWDSYTDRILEHWENSEQHGVIVFILQFATLKYFGRFGYVNSCFNVSKLFINSDVDEMTSFRNRLITNSAASSCSSQSFRLSGIFLSLYDEYVVRSEFNNIAEVNLNQAKPVVVVGTVQMISEDLPWYYFACKACNKKVFQKVNNDTPTVGVLVDEEEVYECKTATCKDTVIQYTQRLKIPLTVKDSSGTVSLTLFDRDACRILKTIAANLIEKHVAGGDKVLYPDEFEALLGKKIAFKIDISEFNIENNFWFFGVSKLTDDEDIIFELEKKANNIEVEKSASLNNRFTDMDSEDTVNLNDDNSTDVIMESLLVPNQTKTSNRRYVKLIIYF